A single region of the Alkalidesulfovibrio alkalitolerans DSM 16529 genome encodes:
- a CDS encoding ABC transporter ATP-binding protein has translation MAKAHTIVRVSGVTKLFRMGKHQVQALRGVDLEISTGEYISIMGPSGSGKSTLFNMIGGLDKPTEGKVFIDEVDIAQLDAFELAWLRNRKIGYIFQTFNLIQVMTALENVTLPMTFGGMSHDDAVEKGIELLKLVGLEGRYNHKPQELSGGQQQRVAVARSLANSPAIILADEPTGNLDLSTGAEIIELLKSLSVERQVTIITATHDYKMLNVSDRVVWIVDGRIDRIENRADLDIQVGEIKREEARA, from the coding sequence GTGGCCAAGGCCCATACCATCGTCCGCGTGAGCGGCGTGACCAAGCTCTTCCGCATGGGCAAGCACCAAGTGCAGGCCCTGCGCGGCGTGGACCTCGAAATCTCCACCGGGGAATACATTTCCATCATGGGCCCGTCCGGCTCGGGTAAGTCCACACTCTTCAACATGATCGGCGGCCTGGACAAACCCACAGAGGGCAAAGTCTTCATCGACGAGGTGGACATCGCCCAACTCGACGCCTTCGAACTCGCCTGGCTCAGAAACCGCAAGATCGGCTACATCTTTCAGACCTTCAACCTGATCCAGGTCATGACGGCCCTGGAGAACGTGACGCTGCCCATGACTTTCGGCGGCATGAGCCACGACGACGCCGTCGAGAAAGGCATCGAACTTCTGAAGCTCGTGGGGCTCGAAGGCCGCTACAACCACAAGCCGCAGGAGCTTTCCGGCGGCCAGCAGCAGCGCGTGGCCGTGGCCCGCTCCCTGGCCAACTCCCCGGCCATCATCCTGGCCGACGAGCCGACCGGCAACCTCGACCTCTCCACGGGCGCGGAGATCATCGAACTGCTCAAGAGCCTCTCCGTGGAACGCCAGGTGACGATCATCACCGCCACCCACGACTACAAGATGCTCAACGTCTCAGACCGCGTGGTCTGGATCGTGGACGGCCGCATCGACCGCATCGAGAACCGCGCCGACCTCGACATCCAGGTGGGCGAGATCAAGCGCGAGGAGGCCAGGGCTTGA
- a CDS encoding FtsX-like permease family protein: MRRTAALLFTLAALLLAAAANAAPLDTVRALAAYGDRSTGTEGARLAAEHIAATFRDLGFETDRQVVLLPRRVYGESRLDFDAQGISLNLMPLEANSIHPQATPPGGASGPLVWTGGGSLAEMEGRPIAGAVVLMDIVSGKNWMNAASLGASAVIFVDPGESPRGFFTDKRELTPLDLPTFIISAADLESVIPGFRDAPDGIVSETVRLTCHSQWQQVRAENIYALVPGTSSALSEQLLVVEAFYDSEALVPGHSPGADEAASIAALLDIARRLKDTLPSRSVLLVATAGHAQGLAGVREFVSNVRAKGKRLMDLERDQQSRSETAKATLAVLEEIAAGRPMTALSPFESTLVAEALTVRIKDRIDQISTRLMRLRLEERDGDDALIRELASRRIRLRNLSETPDFTRLDPESLGMLREFVDEAIANQQAVATDADEQLESIRSGRKARSLMVQHDVSAWISLHLSTQGNGVGAFNYGFFYDIRPDRNRNPAYNLIERVLTQTADALATERGLDLFRDTLRPSRIRPWQTWFLDRPGLGGEVAALGGMLGLTLATVEDARPYWGTPYDVPERVDEEALQNQTELVAGLVQGLADHPDRLFSSLPREGLAEVEGRARFIRQGELFPDQPAPGTIVQVSLASAMMFAMVDASGNYRFNGLCDRKNTYHNAVIEAYRFDPESGRIIWAADKTQTGRRTYRLRIVRQFMQADLIMFAAAPITLFNLLEPRTFAYMTRINLFDGRRDAEPLKYWFSRIDSRDSTLASIFLENTTSLKMTLSDSVLTRKLILTGALGDDPEGDGYSPVEWPRILATEFRVASDMWALLAPRVENLETHGIVNERIRAMQEEGVAALKAAGQAFEEMRWSDFLEQSRASWALASRVYLDVEKTQRDVLLGVLFYIALFIPFAYCVERIVFAFADIHKRILGFLGVLGATIWGIYLVHPAFKLTYAPLVVILAFFIVGLSALVSIIIFLRFEKEMEKLQRRSQHGQASEVSHLKAFGAAFVIGVTNLRRRRVRTSLTVATLVILTFTIMSFTAVKSVRQTGAVHFSDSASYRGIMMKNLGWTNLPPEAGAIVTNAFTGRAVVAQRVWLENEDRTTSEVVPVVREGIRDEALGLIGLTAQEPAISGLDSVLVGGRWFAPDETRAVLLPSSLAKRLGIDPENPRQTEVLLWGMPFAVVGCFDGQRLDQFTDLDGESPTPVVFPSESLADLAAMQTEDLDSEGLSSFQGRYQHIPGEQVAIVPASMAMALGGRLKSLALAPDLTDQSVKTLAASLVDRFGLPLFAGDASGTFVYSASDSIDYSGVPNIVIPVFIAVLIVLNTMISSVYERKREIGVYTSVGMAPTHVSYLFIAEAVAFAVISAVLGYLLAQGAAALLSGTPIWSGMTANYSSLAGVSAMLLVIGVTLLSVVYPAKVAADIAIPDVNRSWTMPEGKGNEIFITLPFLLKQPEQGCVGGFLLDYYQAHQDVTHGLFCTDDIACTFACPMLPVKGSGTAVADEEADKCLNLRADVWLAPFDFGVKQTTELIFCPSEEQPGFLEIRIRIVRQTGEASIWKRLNKNFLNDLRKQLLVWRSLGDEERTGYETMLTEFMNRQHAQG, translated from the coding sequence TTGAGGCGGACGGCGGCCTTGCTCTTCACGCTGGCGGCGCTGCTCCTCGCCGCCGCCGCGAACGCGGCCCCGCTCGACACCGTGCGGGCCCTCGCCGCGTATGGCGACCGCAGCACGGGCACGGAAGGTGCTAGGCTCGCTGCCGAGCACATTGCCGCGACGTTCCGGGATCTCGGTTTCGAAACGGACCGTCAGGTCGTCCTGCTCCCCAGACGAGTGTACGGCGAAAGCAGGCTCGACTTCGACGCCCAGGGAATCTCCTTGAATCTCATGCCTCTCGAAGCCAATTCCATCCATCCTCAGGCCACGCCACCCGGGGGCGCGTCCGGTCCCCTGGTTTGGACCGGAGGCGGCTCGCTGGCCGAAATGGAAGGCCGTCCCATTGCCGGAGCCGTGGTCCTCATGGACATCGTCTCCGGCAAGAACTGGATGAACGCCGCAAGCCTCGGGGCCTCGGCAGTGATCTTCGTGGACCCTGGGGAAAGCCCGCGCGGCTTCTTCACGGACAAGCGCGAACTCACGCCGCTCGATCTGCCGACCTTCATCATTTCCGCAGCGGACCTCGAAAGCGTCATCCCCGGATTCAGGGACGCCCCGGACGGCATCGTCAGCGAAACCGTGCGCCTGACCTGTCACTCCCAATGGCAACAAGTGCGGGCCGAAAACATCTACGCGCTCGTGCCCGGGACGTCGTCCGCTCTTTCCGAACAACTCCTGGTGGTCGAGGCCTTCTACGACTCCGAGGCGCTTGTGCCCGGCCATTCGCCCGGCGCGGACGAGGCCGCCTCCATCGCGGCGCTCCTCGATATCGCGCGGCGTTTAAAGGACACGCTGCCAAGCCGCAGCGTCCTTTTGGTGGCCACGGCCGGTCACGCCCAGGGGCTTGCCGGGGTGCGCGAGTTCGTCAGCAACGTCCGGGCCAAGGGCAAACGGCTCATGGATCTGGAGCGCGACCAGCAAAGCCGAAGCGAGACCGCCAAGGCCACGCTCGCGGTGCTCGAGGAAATCGCGGCTGGCCGCCCCATGACAGCCCTCTCGCCCTTTGAATCCACGCTCGTGGCCGAGGCCTTGACGGTCCGGATCAAGGATCGCATCGACCAGATATCTACGCGGCTGATGCGCCTTCGGCTCGAAGAACGCGACGGCGACGATGCGCTTATCCGCGAATTGGCCTCGCGCCGCATCCGCCTGCGCAATCTCTCGGAGACTCCGGACTTCACCCGTCTCGACCCGGAATCGCTCGGGATGCTGCGCGAATTCGTGGACGAAGCCATCGCCAATCAGCAGGCCGTAGCCACGGACGCCGACGAACAACTCGAATCCATCCGCTCCGGGCGCAAAGCGCGGTCCTTGATGGTGCAGCACGATGTGTCGGCCTGGATTTCGCTGCATCTCTCCACGCAAGGTAACGGCGTAGGAGCCTTCAACTATGGATTTTTCTACGACATCAGGCCCGACCGCAACCGCAACCCCGCCTACAATCTCATCGAACGAGTACTGACTCAGACGGCCGACGCCCTGGCCACGGAACGGGGACTCGATCTCTTCCGCGACACCCTGCGGCCGAGCCGCATCCGCCCCTGGCAGACGTGGTTCCTCGACCGGCCGGGACTTGGCGGCGAGGTGGCGGCGCTCGGCGGCATGCTCGGCCTGACCCTGGCCACGGTGGAGGACGCGAGGCCTTACTGGGGAACGCCCTACGACGTTCCCGAGCGAGTGGACGAAGAGGCCCTGCAGAACCAGACTGAGCTCGTGGCCGGGCTCGTCCAAGGGCTCGCCGATCATCCGGACCGCCTTTTTTCGAGCCTGCCACGCGAGGGACTGGCCGAGGTGGAAGGCCGCGCCCGCTTCATCCGCCAGGGCGAGCTTTTTCCGGACCAGCCTGCGCCCGGCACCATCGTCCAGGTCTCCCTGGCCTCGGCGATGATGTTCGCCATGGTGGACGCCTCGGGGAACTACCGCTTCAACGGTCTGTGCGACCGCAAGAACACCTACCACAACGCCGTGATCGAGGCCTACCGCTTCGACCCCGAGAGCGGGCGGATCATCTGGGCGGCGGACAAGACCCAGACCGGCAGGCGCACCTACCGCCTGCGTATCGTACGCCAGTTCATGCAGGCCGACCTGATCATGTTCGCGGCCGCCCCCATTACGCTCTTCAATCTTTTGGAGCCGCGCACCTTCGCCTACATGACGCGCATCAACCTCTTCGACGGCCGCCGCGATGCGGAACCGCTGAAGTATTGGTTCAGCCGCATCGACAGCCGCGACTCCACCCTGGCCTCCATATTCCTCGAAAACACCACGTCGCTCAAAATGACTCTTTCTGACAGCGTCCTGACCCGGAAGCTGATCCTCACGGGCGCACTCGGCGACGACCCCGAGGGCGATGGCTATTCGCCCGTCGAATGGCCACGCATCCTGGCCACGGAATTCAGGGTCGCCTCGGATATGTGGGCGCTGCTCGCCCCACGCGTCGAGAACCTGGAGACCCATGGCATCGTCAACGAGCGCATCCGTGCCATGCAGGAAGAGGGCGTAGCCGCGCTCAAGGCGGCGGGCCAAGCCTTCGAAGAGATGCGCTGGAGCGATTTTCTGGAACAGTCCCGGGCATCCTGGGCGCTGGCGAGCCGCGTCTATCTCGATGTCGAGAAGACGCAGCGCGACGTTTTGCTAGGCGTGCTCTTCTACATCGCCCTGTTCATCCCCTTCGCCTACTGCGTAGAGCGCATCGTCTTCGCCTTCGCGGACATCCACAAACGCATCCTCGGCTTCCTGGGGGTCCTGGGCGCGACGATATGGGGCATCTACCTGGTTCATCCGGCCTTCAAGCTGACCTACGCCCCGCTGGTGGTCATCCTGGCCTTCTTCATCGTGGGACTTTCAGCGCTCGTTTCCATCATCATCTTCCTGCGCTTCGAAAAAGAGATGGAGAAGCTGCAACGCCGCTCGCAACACGGGCAAGCCTCCGAGGTCAGCCACCTCAAAGCCTTCGGCGCGGCCTTCGTCATCGGCGTGACCAATCTTAGGCGACGGCGCGTGCGCACGAGCCTCACCGTGGCCACTCTGGTCATCCTGACCTTCACGATCATGAGTTTCACGGCGGTCAAATCGGTCCGCCAGACCGGCGCGGTACACTTCAGCGACTCGGCCAGCTATCGCGGCATCATGATGAAGAACCTCGGTTGGACGAATCTGCCGCCGGAGGCCGGGGCCATCGTGACCAACGCCTTCACGGGCCGGGCCGTGGTCGCGCAGAGGGTCTGGCTCGAAAACGAGGATCGCACCACGAGCGAGGTCGTCCCGGTCGTGCGCGAAGGAATCCGCGACGAGGCCCTGGGACTTATCGGCCTCACCGCCCAGGAACCTGCGATCAGCGGCCTCGATTCCGTACTCGTCGGAGGGCGCTGGTTCGCGCCGGACGAGACCAGGGCCGTGCTCCTGCCCTCCTCCCTTGCGAAACGGCTTGGAATAGACCCCGAAAACCCCCGTCAAACGGAAGTGCTGCTCTGGGGAATGCCTTTCGCCGTAGTCGGCTGCTTCGACGGTCAACGCCTCGACCAATTCACCGACCTCGATGGGGAATCGCCCACGCCCGTGGTATTTCCCTCGGAGAGTCTGGCCGATCTCGCGGCCATGCAGACCGAGGACCTGGACAGCGAGGGACTTTCGTCCTTCCAAGGGCGCTACCAGCACATCCCGGGCGAACAGGTGGCCATCGTGCCCGCGAGCATGGCCATGGCGCTCGGCGGCAGACTGAAATCGCTGGCCCTGGCCCCGGACCTGACAGACCAGAGCGTCAAGACGCTCGCGGCGAGCCTCGTGGATCGCTTCGGCCTTCCGCTCTTCGCGGGCGACGCGAGCGGCACCTTCGTCTATTCGGCCTCGGACAGCATCGACTACTCCGGCGTGCCCAACATCGTCATTCCCGTGTTCATCGCCGTACTCATCGTGCTGAACACCATGATTTCGAGCGTTTACGAGCGCAAACGGGAGATCGGCGTCTACACCTCCGTGGGCATGGCTCCCACACACGTCTCCTACCTCTTCATCGCCGAGGCCGTGGCCTTCGCGGTCATAAGCGCCGTCCTGGGCTATCTGCTGGCCCAGGGAGCGGCCGCACTCCTCTCGGGAACGCCGATCTGGTCGGGCATGACCGCGAACTACTCGTCGCTCGCAGGCGTCTCTGCCATGCTTCTGGTGATCGGAGTGACGCTTCTCTCCGTCGTCTATCCGGCCAAGGTCGCGGCGGACATTGCCATCCCCGACGTGAATCGCTCCTGGACCATGCCTGAAGGCAAGGGCAACGAGATATTCATCACCCTGCCCTTCCTGCTCAAGCAACCCGAGCAGGGGTGCGTGGGCGGCTTCCTCCTGGACTACTACCAGGCACACCAGGACGTGACGCACGGCCTGTTCTGCACCGACGACATCGCCTGCACCTTCGCCTGCCCCATGCTGCCGGTGAAGGGATCCGGCACGGCCGTGGCGGACGAGGAGGCGGACAAATGTCTGAACCTGCGCGCCGACGTCTGGCTCGCGCCCTTCGATTTCGGCGTCAAGCAGACCACGGAGTTGATCTTCTGTCCTTCCGAGGAACAGCCCGGATTCCTTGAAATCCGCATCCGCATCGTACGCCAGACGGGCGAAGCGAGCATCTGGAAACGCCTGAACAAAAACTTCCTCAACGATCTGCGCAAGCAACTCCTCGTCTGGCGCTCGCTCGGGGACGAGGAACGCACCGGCTACGAGACAATGCTTACGGAATTCATGAACCGGCAACACGCGCAAGGGTAG